A region of Lycium barbarum isolate Lr01 chromosome 3, ASM1917538v2, whole genome shotgun sequence DNA encodes the following proteins:
- the LOC132632787 gene encoding peroxisomal membrane protein PEX14-like isoform X3 yields the protein MYRRCFLERKGLTKEEIDEAFRRVPDPTPSVSTTQPITANEDERVKSSSTTQPLTASQNLQPVSALQSNTVRKMGYFSHFHWTHAVMAVGILAASGAGTALLFKHTVIPRLKSWIRKVVMEEEDEEGVVKGRPSLAEEAVVAAKAAAAAAADVARASQAMLASKTEEKRYFEELANLLNHQVREMKSMSSALQKLEGKSSTSGRIPAMEQDDRRIPVSHSRQSYSNGELDVDARSVRSLSPPASVEPSVAPHPKSYIDIMAMIQRGEKPSNIRDINDQPPNPNHPIPGSHVGPKPKPWEIGQSQKSSRNFLQSRGSGNGLTYGYQDNLTNGDSSTPWWQRKNARITEIEPENEKKFGSTAAPTEVRPVQRSWVPPQPPPLVKPEAVVAIRQPKKPLFQKEKLTDDELMDRSSEISDDLKRITKISESGGLTEANDSSSGRQLSEAPLTIGSGGLTEANGSSSGQQLSQAQANGSSSGQQLSQAPITNGSGGLTEANGSSSGQQLSEAPITIGSGGLTEANGSSSGQQLSEAPITNGSGGLTEANGSSSGQQLSEAPITNGSGGLTEANGSSSGQQLSEAPITNGDNVLSS from the exons ATGTATAGGCGTTGTTTTCTTGAGAGGAAGGGGCTCACGAAGGAGGAGATAGATGAAGCCTTTCGTCGAGTTCCG GATCCCACTCCAAGTGTTTCTACTACACAGCCAATAACTGCAAATGAAG ATGAGAGAGTGAAATCTTCATCAACTACTCAACCGCTGACTGCATCGCAAAATCTGCAGCCTGTATCCGCTCTACAGAGTAATACTGTGAGAAAAATGGGATATTTCTCTCATTTCCATTGGACTCATGCAGTAATGGCTGTAGGCATACTGGCTGCTTCAGGAGCTGGTACAGCTTTACTTTTCAAG CATACTGTTATACCCCGGTTAAAGTCTTGGATTCGCAAAGTTGTAatggaagaagaagatgaagaaggcGTTGTGAAGGGAAGACCAAGTTTAGCTGAAGAAGCTGTTGTTGCTGCAAAAGCAGCtgcagcagcagctgctgatgTGGCCCGTGCAAGCCAGGCGATGCTGGCATCAAAAACTGAAG AAAAAAGGTACTTTGAGGAGCTAGCAAACCTGTTAAACCACCAAGTACGAGAGATGAAATCAATGAGTAGTGCCTTACAAAAGCTGGAAG GGAAAAGCAGTACTTCTGGAAGAATACCTGCCATGGAACAAGATGATCGAAGAATTCCGGTTTCCCATTCTAGG CAATCCTATTCAAATGGAGAACTGGATGTTGATGCACGTTCAG TGAGATCTTTGTCACCGCCTGCATCTGTGGAACCATCTGTTGCACCCCATCCAAAATCTTATATCGAC ATCATGGCTATGATTCAAAGAGGAGAAAAGCCGTCGAACATCCGA GATATCAATGACCAACCACCGAATCCTAACCATCCTATACCTGGTTCTCATGTTGGTCCAAAGCCTAAG CCTTGGGAAATTGGCCAGAGTCAAAAAAGTTCAAGGAATTTCCTTCAATCCCGAGGGAGTGGCAATGGCTTGACTTATGGGTATCAAGACAATCTGACGAATGGAGATAGTTCAACCCCTTGGTGGCAACGCAAGAATGCCAGAATAACAGAAATTGAACCTGAGAATGAAAAGAAGTTCGGATCTACTGCTGCACCAACCGAGGTACGACCAGTTCAACGATCCTGGGTTCCTCCCCAGCCACCTCCACTAGTAAAGCCAGAAGCAGTTGTTGCCATCCGACAACCTAAAAAACCTTTGTTTCAGAAAGAAAAGCTGACAGATGATGAGTTGATGGATCGTTCCTCTGAAATATCGGATGACTTGAAGAGGATTACAAAAATCTCCGAATCGGGTGGTCTCACCGAAGCTAATGACTCAAGTTCTGGGCGACAGTTGAGTGAGGCACCTCTTACAATTGGATCGGGTGGACTCACCGAAGCTAATGGCTCAAGTTCTGGGCAACAGTTGAGTCAGGCACAAGCTAATGGCTCAAGTTCTGGGCAACAGTTGAGTCAGGCACCTATTACAAATGGATCGGGTGGTCTCACTGAAGCTAATGGCTCAAGTTCTGGGCAACAGTTGAGTGAGGCACCTATTACAATTGGATCGGGTGGACTCACCGAAGCTAATGGCTCAAGTTCTGGGCAACAGTTGAGTGAGGCACCTATTACAAATGGATCGGGTGGACTCACCGAAGCTAATGGCTCAAGTTCTGGGCAACAGTTGAGTGAGGCACCTATTACAAATGGATCGGGTGGTCTCACTGAAGCTAATGGCTCAAGTTCTGGGCAACAGTTGAGTGAGGCACCTATTACAAATGGTGACAATGTCTTGAGCAGTTAA
- the LOC132632790 gene encoding 1-deoxy-D-xylulose 5-phosphate reductoisomerase, chloroplastic → MALNLLSPADIKSISFLDTSKSSFNLNHLKYQGGLSMKRKECSGTFAKRVQCSASEQPPPAWPGRAVAEPGRQSWDGPKPISIVGSTGSIGTQTLDIVAENPDKFRVVALAAGSNVTLLADQVKTFRPKLVAVRNESLVEELKDALADMEDKPEIIPGEQGVIEVARHPDAVTVVTGIVGCAGLKPTVAAIEAGKDIALANKETLIAGGPFVLPLAHKHKVKILPADSEHSAIFQCIQGLPEGALRRIILTASGGAFRDWPVEKLKEVKVADALKHPNWNMGKKITVDSATLFNKGLEVIEAHYLFGAEYDNIEIVIHPQSIIHSMVETQDSSVLAQLGWPDMRLPILYTLSWPDRIYCSEITWPRLDLCKLGSLTFKAPDNVKYPSMDLAYSAGRAGGTMTGVLSAANEKAVELFISERISYLDIFKIVELTCAKHQEELVSSPSLEEIIHYDLWARDYASSLETSSGLSPALV, encoded by the exons ATGGCCTTGAATTTGCTATCCCCTGCTGATATTAAGTCCATCTCTTTCTTGGATACCTCTAAGTCCAGCTTCAATCTTAATCATCTCAAGTACCAAG GTGGGCTGTCTATGAAAAGAAAGGAGTGCAGTGGGACATTTGCTAAGAGGGTTCAGTGTTCAGCTTCAGAACAGCCACCTCCAGCCTGGCCTGGAAGAGCTGTTGCTGAGCCAGGCAGGCAGAGTTGGGATGGTCCAAAGCCTATCTCTATTGTTGGGTCAACTGGCTCTATAGGAACTCAG ACATTAGATATAGTTGCTGAGAATCCAGACAAGTTTAGAGTTGTTGCACTTGCTGCTGGTTCAAATGTGACTCTTCTTGCTGATCAG GTCAAAACATTCAGACCAAAACTAGTTGCTGTTAGAAATGAGTCATTGGTTGAGGAACTCAAAGATGCTCTTGCTGATATGGAAGACAAGCCTGAGATTATACCTGGGGAGCAGGGTGTCATCGAG GTTGCCCGCCATCCGGATGCTGTCACCGTAGTTACAGGAATAGTTGGCTGTGCAGGTTTAAAG CCTACAGTGGCTGCCATAGAAGCAGGAAAGGACATTGCTTTGGCCAATAAAGAGACTCTAATTGCTGGTGGTCCATTTGTCCTTCCTCTTGCACACAAGCATAAAGTGAAGATTCTTCCAGCGGACTCAGAACATTCAGCTATATTCCAG TGCATACAAGGCTTGCCAGAGGGTGCTCTTAGGCGCATCATATTAACTGCTTCTGGAGGGGCTTTCAG GGACTGGCCAGTTGAGAAATTGAAAGAAGTTAAAGTAGCTGATGCTTTGAAGCATCCCAATTGGAACATGGGAAAAAAGATTACTGTTGATTCTGCCACTTTATTTAATAAG GGTCTCGAAGTTATTGAAGCTCACTACCTTTTCGGAGCCGAGTATGACAACATTGAAATTGTCATCCACCCCCAATCCATCATACATTCGATGGTGGAAACACAG GATTCATCAGTATTGGCACAGCTGGGGTGGCCTGATATGCGCTTGCCCATCCTTTATACTTTATCCTGGCCGGACAGAATTTATTGTTCGGAGATTACTTGGCCTCGCCTTGATCTTTGCAA GCTCGGATCATTGACATTTAAAGCCCCTGATAATGTAAAATACCCATCCATGGATCTGGCCTACTCTGCCGGGCGCGCTGGAGGGACCATGACTGGAGTTCTGAGTGCAGCAAATGAGAAGGCAGTGGAATTATTTATTAGTGAGAG AATTAGCTACTTGGACATATTCAAGATTGTGGAGCTAACCTGTGCGAAGCATCAGGAGGAGTTGGTATCTTCTCCATCACTGGAGGAAATTATACATTACGACTTGTGGGCTCGAGACTATGCATCCAGTTTGGAAACATCATCTGGTTTGAGTCCAGCTCTTGTATGA
- the LOC132632787 gene encoding peroxisomal membrane protein PEX14-like isoform X2, with translation MKFSGRRKKWSLASMDTPSDNPPNSTDDSSQNPATNSQPAAKDNHDSKPEATREDSPTSVFVNSEPVREDQVQNAVKFLSHPNVRGSPVMYRRCFLERKGLTKEEIDEAFRRVPDPTPSVSTTQPITANEDERVKSSSTTQPLTASQNLQPVSALQSNTVRKMGYFSHFHWTHAVMAVGILAASGAGTALLFKHTVIPRLKSWIRKVVMEEEDEEGVVKGRPSLAEEAVVAAKAAAAAAADVARASQAMLASKTEEKRYFEELANLLNHQVREMKSMSSALQKLEGKSSTSGRIPAMEQDDRRIPVSHSRQSYSNGELDVDARSVRSLSPPASVEPSVAPHPKSYIDPWEIGQSQKSSRNFLQSRGSGNGLTYGYQDNLTNGDSSTPWWQRKNARITEIEPENEKKFGSTAAPTEVRPVQRSWVPPQPPPLVKPEAVVAIRQPKKPLFQKEKLTDDELMDRSSEISDDLKRITKISESGGLTEANDSSSGRQLSEAPLTIGSGGLTEANGSSSGQQLSQAQANGSSSGQQLSQAPITNGSGGLTEANGSSSGQQLSEAPITIGSGGLTEANGSSSGQQLSEAPITNGSGGLTEANGSSSGQQLSEAPITNGSGGLTEANGSSSGQQLSEAPITNGDNVLSS, from the exons ATGAAATTCAGTGGTAGAAGAAAAAAG TGGAGTTTGGCGAGCATGGACACTCCATCCGATAATCCCCCTAACTCAACCGACGATAGTTCCCAAAATCCGG CAACCAATTCACAACCAGCTGCTAAAGATAATCATGATTCCAAGCCTGAGGCTACAAGAGAGGACTCTCCAACTTCTGTATTTGTAAACTCGGAACCGGTTCGGGAGGATCAAGTTCAAAATGCCGTGAAGTTTCTTTCACATCCAAATGTTAGGGGATCTCCGGTCATGTATAGGCGTTGTTTTCTTGAGAGGAAGGGGCTCACGAAGGAGGAGATAGATGAAGCCTTTCGTCGAGTTCCG GATCCCACTCCAAGTGTTTCTACTACACAGCCAATAACTGCAAATGAAG ATGAGAGAGTGAAATCTTCATCAACTACTCAACCGCTGACTGCATCGCAAAATCTGCAGCCTGTATCCGCTCTACAGAGTAATACTGTGAGAAAAATGGGATATTTCTCTCATTTCCATTGGACTCATGCAGTAATGGCTGTAGGCATACTGGCTGCTTCAGGAGCTGGTACAGCTTTACTTTTCAAG CATACTGTTATACCCCGGTTAAAGTCTTGGATTCGCAAAGTTGTAatggaagaagaagatgaagaaggcGTTGTGAAGGGAAGACCAAGTTTAGCTGAAGAAGCTGTTGTTGCTGCAAAAGCAGCtgcagcagcagctgctgatgTGGCCCGTGCAAGCCAGGCGATGCTGGCATCAAAAACTGAAG AAAAAAGGTACTTTGAGGAGCTAGCAAACCTGTTAAACCACCAAGTACGAGAGATGAAATCAATGAGTAGTGCCTTACAAAAGCTGGAAG GGAAAAGCAGTACTTCTGGAAGAATACCTGCCATGGAACAAGATGATCGAAGAATTCCGGTTTCCCATTCTAGG CAATCCTATTCAAATGGAGAACTGGATGTTGATGCACGTTCAG TGAGATCTTTGTCACCGCCTGCATCTGTGGAACCATCTGTTGCACCCCATCCAAAATCTTATATCGAC CCTTGGGAAATTGGCCAGAGTCAAAAAAGTTCAAGGAATTTCCTTCAATCCCGAGGGAGTGGCAATGGCTTGACTTATGGGTATCAAGACAATCTGACGAATGGAGATAGTTCAACCCCTTGGTGGCAACGCAAGAATGCCAGAATAACAGAAATTGAACCTGAGAATGAAAAGAAGTTCGGATCTACTGCTGCACCAACCGAGGTACGACCAGTTCAACGATCCTGGGTTCCTCCCCAGCCACCTCCACTAGTAAAGCCAGAAGCAGTTGTTGCCATCCGACAACCTAAAAAACCTTTGTTTCAGAAAGAAAAGCTGACAGATGATGAGTTGATGGATCGTTCCTCTGAAATATCGGATGACTTGAAGAGGATTACAAAAATCTCCGAATCGGGTGGTCTCACCGAAGCTAATGACTCAAGTTCTGGGCGACAGTTGAGTGAGGCACCTCTTACAATTGGATCGGGTGGACTCACCGAAGCTAATGGCTCAAGTTCTGGGCAACAGTTGAGTCAGGCACAAGCTAATGGCTCAAGTTCTGGGCAACAGTTGAGTCAGGCACCTATTACAAATGGATCGGGTGGTCTCACTGAAGCTAATGGCTCAAGTTCTGGGCAACAGTTGAGTGAGGCACCTATTACAATTGGATCGGGTGGACTCACCGAAGCTAATGGCTCAAGTTCTGGGCAACAGTTGAGTGAGGCACCTATTACAAATGGATCGGGTGGACTCACCGAAGCTAATGGCTCAAGTTCTGGGCAACAGTTGAGTGAGGCACCTATTACAAATGGATCGGGTGGTCTCACTGAAGCTAATGGCTCAAGTTCTGGGCAACAGTTGAGTGAGGCACCTATTACAAATGGTGACAATGTCTTGAGCAGTTAA
- the LOC132632787 gene encoding peroxisomal membrane protein PEX14-like isoform X1, translating into MKFSGRRKKWSLASMDTPSDNPPNSTDDSSQNPATNSQPAAKDNHDSKPEATREDSPTSVFVNSEPVREDQVQNAVKFLSHPNVRGSPVMYRRCFLERKGLTKEEIDEAFRRVPDPTPSVSTTQPITANEDERVKSSSTTQPLTASQNLQPVSALQSNTVRKMGYFSHFHWTHAVMAVGILAASGAGTALLFKHTVIPRLKSWIRKVVMEEEDEEGVVKGRPSLAEEAVVAAKAAAAAAADVARASQAMLASKTEEKRYFEELANLLNHQVREMKSMSSALQKLEGKSSTSGRIPAMEQDDRRIPVSHSRQSYSNGELDVDARSVRSLSPPASVEPSVAPHPKSYIDIMAMIQRGEKPSNIRDINDQPPNPNHPIPGSHVGPKPKPWEIGQSQKSSRNFLQSRGSGNGLTYGYQDNLTNGDSSTPWWQRKNARITEIEPENEKKFGSTAAPTEVRPVQRSWVPPQPPPLVKPEAVVAIRQPKKPLFQKEKLTDDELMDRSSEISDDLKRITKISESGGLTEANDSSSGRQLSEAPLTIGSGGLTEANGSSSGQQLSQAQANGSSSGQQLSQAPITNGSGGLTEANGSSSGQQLSEAPITIGSGGLTEANGSSSGQQLSEAPITNGSGGLTEANGSSSGQQLSEAPITNGSGGLTEANGSSSGQQLSEAPITNGDNVLSS; encoded by the exons ATGAAATTCAGTGGTAGAAGAAAAAAG TGGAGTTTGGCGAGCATGGACACTCCATCCGATAATCCCCCTAACTCAACCGACGATAGTTCCCAAAATCCGG CAACCAATTCACAACCAGCTGCTAAAGATAATCATGATTCCAAGCCTGAGGCTACAAGAGAGGACTCTCCAACTTCTGTATTTGTAAACTCGGAACCGGTTCGGGAGGATCAAGTTCAAAATGCCGTGAAGTTTCTTTCACATCCAAATGTTAGGGGATCTCCGGTCATGTATAGGCGTTGTTTTCTTGAGAGGAAGGGGCTCACGAAGGAGGAGATAGATGAAGCCTTTCGTCGAGTTCCG GATCCCACTCCAAGTGTTTCTACTACACAGCCAATAACTGCAAATGAAG ATGAGAGAGTGAAATCTTCATCAACTACTCAACCGCTGACTGCATCGCAAAATCTGCAGCCTGTATCCGCTCTACAGAGTAATACTGTGAGAAAAATGGGATATTTCTCTCATTTCCATTGGACTCATGCAGTAATGGCTGTAGGCATACTGGCTGCTTCAGGAGCTGGTACAGCTTTACTTTTCAAG CATACTGTTATACCCCGGTTAAAGTCTTGGATTCGCAAAGTTGTAatggaagaagaagatgaagaaggcGTTGTGAAGGGAAGACCAAGTTTAGCTGAAGAAGCTGTTGTTGCTGCAAAAGCAGCtgcagcagcagctgctgatgTGGCCCGTGCAAGCCAGGCGATGCTGGCATCAAAAACTGAAG AAAAAAGGTACTTTGAGGAGCTAGCAAACCTGTTAAACCACCAAGTACGAGAGATGAAATCAATGAGTAGTGCCTTACAAAAGCTGGAAG GGAAAAGCAGTACTTCTGGAAGAATACCTGCCATGGAACAAGATGATCGAAGAATTCCGGTTTCCCATTCTAGG CAATCCTATTCAAATGGAGAACTGGATGTTGATGCACGTTCAG TGAGATCTTTGTCACCGCCTGCATCTGTGGAACCATCTGTTGCACCCCATCCAAAATCTTATATCGAC ATCATGGCTATGATTCAAAGAGGAGAAAAGCCGTCGAACATCCGA GATATCAATGACCAACCACCGAATCCTAACCATCCTATACCTGGTTCTCATGTTGGTCCAAAGCCTAAG CCTTGGGAAATTGGCCAGAGTCAAAAAAGTTCAAGGAATTTCCTTCAATCCCGAGGGAGTGGCAATGGCTTGACTTATGGGTATCAAGACAATCTGACGAATGGAGATAGTTCAACCCCTTGGTGGCAACGCAAGAATGCCAGAATAACAGAAATTGAACCTGAGAATGAAAAGAAGTTCGGATCTACTGCTGCACCAACCGAGGTACGACCAGTTCAACGATCCTGGGTTCCTCCCCAGCCACCTCCACTAGTAAAGCCAGAAGCAGTTGTTGCCATCCGACAACCTAAAAAACCTTTGTTTCAGAAAGAAAAGCTGACAGATGATGAGTTGATGGATCGTTCCTCTGAAATATCGGATGACTTGAAGAGGATTACAAAAATCTCCGAATCGGGTGGTCTCACCGAAGCTAATGACTCAAGTTCTGGGCGACAGTTGAGTGAGGCACCTCTTACAATTGGATCGGGTGGACTCACCGAAGCTAATGGCTCAAGTTCTGGGCAACAGTTGAGTCAGGCACAAGCTAATGGCTCAAGTTCTGGGCAACAGTTGAGTCAGGCACCTATTACAAATGGATCGGGTGGTCTCACTGAAGCTAATGGCTCAAGTTCTGGGCAACAGTTGAGTGAGGCACCTATTACAATTGGATCGGGTGGACTCACCGAAGCTAATGGCTCAAGTTCTGGGCAACAGTTGAGTGAGGCACCTATTACAAATGGATCGGGTGGACTCACCGAAGCTAATGGCTCAAGTTCTGGGCAACAGTTGAGTGAGGCACCTATTACAAATGGATCGGGTGGTCTCACTGAAGCTAATGGCTCAAGTTCTGGGCAACAGTTGAGTGAGGCACCTATTACAAATGGTGACAATGTCTTGAGCAGTTAA
- the LOC132632785 gene encoding serine/threonine/tyrosine-protein kinase HT1-like, which yields MKNLNWFKQIANNGKLERRLSLGEYKRAASWSKYIVSSGAAIKGEGEEEWSADMSQLYIGNKFASGRHSRIYRGVYKHREVAIKLISQPEEDGNLATFLEKQFTSEVALLLRLKHPNIITFIAACKKPPVFCIITEYLPGGSLRKYLHQQEPYSVPLNIVVKLALDIAHGMQYLHAEGILHRDLKSENLLLDGDMCVKVADFGISCLESQCGSAKGFTGTYRWMAPEMIKEKNHTKKVDVYSFGIVLWELLTALTPFDDMTPEQAAFAVCQKKARPPIPAACPVAVRKLIKRCWANNPHKRPHFEEIVTVLESYAEALEQDPDFFQSYEPPRNFTLSQCLPNCNRSASAEA from the exons ATGAAGAATTTGAACTGGTTTAAGCAAATAGCGAATAACGGGAAATTAGAGAGGAGGCTATCATTAGGAGAGTACAAGCGAGCAGCATCATGGTCCAAGTATATAGTATCATCTGGAGCTGCGATAAAGGGTGAAGGAGAAGAGGAATGGAGTGCTGATATGTCACAGCTGTATATAGGTAATAAGTTTGCTTCAGGAAGACATAGTAGGATTTACAGGGGGGTTTATAAGCATAGGGAAGTGGCTATTAAACTTATAAGCCAACCTGAAGAAGATGGTAACTTGGCTACTTTTCTTGAGAAACAGTTTACTTCTGAGGTTGCTTTGTTGCTGAGGTTAAAGCATCCAAATATCATTACT TTTATTGCAGCATGTAAGAAACCACCAGTGTTTTGCATTATCACAGAGTACTTACCTGGAGGCTCCCTGAGAAAGTACCTACATCAGCAGGAGCCGTACTCAGTCCCTCTCAATATAGTTGTGAAACTGGCGCTTGACATTGCACATGGGATGCAGTATCTTCATGCTGAAGGGATACTTCACAGAGATCTGAAGTCGGAAAATCTACTCCTTGATGGAGATATGtgtgtgaaagttgcagatttcgGGATCTCATGTTTAGAATCTCAATGTGGTAGTGCAAAGGGGTTCACCGGTACATACCGGTGGATGGCACCAGAAATGATCAAGGAAAAGAACCATACAAAGAAAGTTGATGTCTATAGTTTCGGTATTGTCCTATGGGAACTTTTGACTGCATTGACACCATTTGATGACATGACCCCCGAGCAGGCGGCATTTGCAGTCTGCCAGAAG AAGGCTAGACCACCAATACCTGCTGCATGTCCAGTAGCAGTTCGGAAACTCATTAAAAGGTGCTGGGCAAACAATCCTCACAAACGGCCACATTTCGAGGAGATTGTAACTGTTCTTGAAAGTTATGCGGAGGCGCTTGAGCAGGATCCTGATTTTTTCCAATCTTACGAGCCCCCTCGGAATTTTACCTTGTCGCAATGCTTGCCTAATTGCAACAGATCAGCTTCTGCTGAGGCATAG
- the LOC132632786 gene encoding protein KINESIN LIGHT CHAIN-RELATED 3-like translates to MPGVVMDEIHEEAEVKELKENGNSTPCKENEVVNESSKGGEEHAGNGVVEPSIEELYENVCEMQSSDQSPSRASYGSDGDESRIDSELRHLVGGEMREIEIIEEDEEVQKPETEDSRSNSGSKKETSSDVKLDNSPNTPSSGQPKTPSRLELELDTSAKSNPKGRRPFIDKKNGNSTKKAVRSRPKNSPASGSKLKNGTEDLSDSGLDNPDLGPFLLKQARDLISSGDSSHKALELAHRAAKSFEKCANGKPSLDVVMSLHVTAAIYCNLGQYDEAIPLIEHSLGIPVVEEGQEHALAKFAGYMQLGDTYAMLGQLENSIVSYTTGLEIQRQVLGDNDPRVGETCRYLAEAHVQALQFDEAEKLCEMALNIHKENGSPPSLEEAADRRLMGLICESKGDHEAALEHLVLASMAMVANGQESEVATVDCSIGDTYLSLNRYDEAIFAYQKALTALKSSKGENHPAVASVFVRLADLYNRTGKLRDSKSYCENALRIYGKPVPGIAPEEIASGLTDVSAIYESMDELDQALKLLQKALKIYNNAPGQQNTIAGIEAQMGVIYYMLGKYSESYNSFKSAILKLRASGEKKSAFFGVALNQMGLACVQRYAINEAVELFEEAKGILEQEYGPYHPETLGVYSNLAGTYDAVGRLDEAIGILEYIVGVREEKLGTANPDVDDEKKRLAELLKEAGRVRNRKARSLENLLDANHRPNTINNGGIIV, encoded by the exons ATGCCTGGAGTTGttatggatgaaattcatgaagaagctGAGGTTAAAGAATTGAAGGAAAATGGAAATTCTACACCTTGTAAAGAGAATGAGGTTGTTAATGAGTCCTCCAAGGGGGGTGAGGAACATGCAGGTAATGGGGTGGTGGAGCCCTCTATTGAGGAACTTTATGAGAATGTGTGTGAGATGCAAAGCTCTGATCAATCTCCATCAAGGGCTAGTTATGGATCAGATGGTGATGAATCCAGGATTGACTCGGAGCTTCGCCATCTCGTAGGAGGAGAAATGAGGGAAATTGAGATTATTGAGGAGGATGAAGAGGTGCAGAAGCCAGAGACTGAGGACTCTCGAAGCAATTCGGGCTCTAAGAAGGAAACTTCTTCTGATGTGAAGTTGGACAATTCACCAAATACCCCTTCTTCAGGGCAACCCAAGACGCCTTCTCGGTTGGAGTTGGAATTAGATACTTCAGCAAAATCAAATCCAAAGGGTAGGAGACCTTTCATTGATAAGAAAAATGGAAATAGTACTAAGAAGGCTGTTAGGAGTAGGCCGAAGAATTCGCCTGCTTCAGGATCAAAATTGAAGAATGGAACTGAGGACTTATCGGATTCAGGTTTAGACAACCCAGACCTTGGTCCGTTCCTGCTTAAGCAAGCAAGAGACTTGATATCTTCTGGGGATAGTTCTCATAAAGCTCTTGAATTGGCTCATCGAGCAGCAAAGTCATTTGAGAAATGTGCCAATGGAAAGCCTAGTTTGGATGTGGTTATGAGTCTGCATGTAACTGCAGCAATATACTGCAATTTGGGCCAGTACGATGAAGCCATTCCACTGATAGAACACTCGTTGGGAATTCCGGTGGTTGAAGAAGGACAAGAACATGCCCTCGCCAAATTTGCTGGTTATATGCAATTGGGTGATACTTATGCAATGTTGGGCCAACTTGAGAACTCGATTGTTTCTTACACCACTGGTCTGGAAATCCAAAGACAAGTCTTGGGAGATAATGACCCCAGAGTTGGTGAGACGTGTCGATATCTCGCTGAGGCTCATGTTCAGGCTTTGCAATTTGATGAAGCTGAGAAGCTTTGTGAGATGGCTCTTAACATACATAAAGAGAATGGATCACCACCTTCACTAGAGGAAGCAGCAGACAGGAGGCTGATGGGACTAATTTGTGAGTCAAAGGGAGACCATGAGGCTGCCCTCGAGCATCTTGTTTTGGCCAGTATGGCCATGGTAGCCAATGGGCAGGAATCCGAGGTGGCAACTGTTGATTGTAGCATTGGAGACACATATTTGTCTCTGAATAGGTATGATGAAGCGATATTCGCTTACCAAAAGGCACTCACAGCTCTCAAGTCTAGCAAAGGAGAAAACCATCCTGCTGTTGCTTCTGTTTTTGTCCGTTTGGCTGACTTGTATAACAGGACGGGAAAGCTAAGGGACTCAAAGTCATACTGTGAGAATGCCCTCAGAATATACGGGAAGCCCGTACCTGGGATTGCTCCAGAGGAGATTGCTAGTGGTCTTACTGATGTTTCTGCTATTTATGAGTCAATGGATGAGCTTGATCAGGCACTCAAGTTGCTACAGAAAGCGCTAAAGATTTACAACAATGCCCCTGGTCAGCAGAATACTATAGCGGGAATCGAAGCCCAAATGGGGGTGATCTATTATATGTTAGGAAAATATTCTGAATCCTATAACTCCTTTAAAAGCGCCATTTTAAAACTCAGAGCAAGTGGAGAGAAGAAGTCAGCCTTCTTCGGTGTCGCCCTTAACCAAATGGGGCTCGCTTGTGTACAACGTTATGCGATAAATGAGGCAGTTGAGTTGTTTGAAGAAGCAAAAGGCATTTTGGAGCAAGAATACGGACCCTATCACCCTGAGACATTGGGTGTATACAGCAATCTTGCTGGTACATATGATGCTGTTGGCAG GTTGGATGAAGCTATTGGAATACTGGAATATATTGTTGGGGTGAGAGAGGAAAAGCTAGGGACAGCAAATCCAGACGTTGATGACGAAAAGAAAAGGTTGGCTGAGTTACTGAAGGAGGCTGGTAGGGTTCGGAATAGAAAAGCCAGATCACTCGAGAATCTACTCGATGCTAATCACCGTCCTAATACTATAAATAATGGTGGGATTATAGTATGA